A single Triticum dicoccoides isolate Atlit2015 ecotype Zavitan chromosome 2A, WEW_v2.0, whole genome shotgun sequence DNA region contains:
- the LOC119352486 gene encoding cysteine proteinase inhibitor 8-like, whose protein sequence is MRTSSFLLIIVVAFLYAIGSPAIGCGERMGNQLRNTAIENGWEPIGNINNQHIQELGHWAVLEFGKHVNCVLKFNKVVSGRQQLVSGMNYELIIEASDIGGKEDKYKAEVYEQTWTHKRQLLSFAKVK, encoded by the coding sequence ATGAGGACATCTAGCTTCCTCCTCATCATCGTTGTTGCGTTCCTCTATGCCATCGGCTCACCCGCCATAGGCTGTGGGGAACGGATGGGCAACCAATTGCGGAACACGGCAATAGAGAATGGATGGGAACCAATCGGAAACATCAACAACCAACACATCCAAGAGCTCGGCCATTGGGCGGTGTTGGAGTTCGGCAAGCATGTGAACTGCGTGCTCAAGTTCAACAAGGTGGTAAGTGGCAGGCAACAACTTGTTTCTGGAATGAACTACGAACTCATCATCGAGGCATCAGACATTGGCGGGAAAGAAGACAAGTACAAGGCAGAGGTGTACGAGCAGACGTGGACTCACAAACGCCAGCTCCTCTCATTCGCCAAGGTGAAATAG